One genomic segment of Hordeum vulgare subsp. vulgare chromosome 2H, MorexV3_pseudomolecules_assembly, whole genome shotgun sequence includes these proteins:
- the LOC123431342 gene encoding uncharacterized protein LOC123431342 — translation MLCTLHLPTLSGWMEGFHQLVESMETRQDMATMDWRDDWIDALSLISEDEHRFTFSSTHDICIFLEICFPLDTTKVQRPTGNPYTAKARDWTIMPDLGTICPTTLAAEQPIA, via the exons ATGCTCTGCACTCTGCACCTCCCTACCTTGAGCGGCTGGATGGAaggatttcatcagctggtg GAATCTATGGAGACAAGGCAGGATATGGCAACCATGGATTGGAGAGATGATTGGATAGACGCCCTCTCTTTGATTTCTGAGGATGAGCACAGATTTACTTTTAGCAGCACGCATGACATATGCATCTTTTTGGAAATTTGCTTTCCTTTGGATACTACTAAGGTGCAAAGGCCAACAGGGAATCCATACACCGCCAAGGCCAGGGACTGGACGATAATGCCAGATCTCGGCACAATctgccccacaacgctcgccgcagagcaacccatcgcctag